Part of the Halostella litorea genome is shown below.
GGACCTGCAGGAGGCCCTCGCCCCGGCCCTCGTAGCCGGCGTCCCAGACGGCCGTGTTCAGCATGCAGGAGTTGCGCAGCAGCGAGGAGCGCGGGTAGATGAAACCGACGTGGTCCGCCGGGATGTGGACCGTCTCGCCGTACCGGAGCACGTAGCCCCCCGGGGGCAGGCGAAACGCGCCGTCCTCGGCGTCGACGGGCGCGCGCTCGCCGACGGTCTTCCCGTCGCGCCCGATGCGGCCGGGTTCGACCTGCTCGAAGACGGCGTCGACCGTCAGGTCGACCCCGTTTGGCTGCACCTGCTCGTCGTCCGTCGGCGTCACGTGGTCGGCGACGTAGGCTCCGGACCGGAACATAGTGACGTTACTGTCCGGACGGGTACAAAACGCCCCCGCTTTTCCCGCCGCGGGAACTGATCGTTCGGTCACATCCCCGTTCGCTCCCGCGAAAATTGCCACCCCGCGGCGGAATGTACACGGATGAATACAATAGAAACTCGCGGGATTTATATCCGTGGAAGGACGATATCGGGTCGCTATGGGACAAACCCTTACAGAGAAGATTCTCGATGACCACCTCGTCGAGGGCGAGCTCACGCCCGGCGAGGAGATCGGCATCGAGATCGACCAGGTCCTGACCCAGGACACGACGGGGACGATGGTGTGGCTGCAGTTCGAGGCGATGGGGCTGGACGAGGTCCAGACCGAGATCGCCGCCCAGTACTGCGACCACCAGACATACCAGTTCGACTTCAAGAACACGGACGACCACCGCTTCCTGCGCTCGGCCGCCGGCACCTACGGCGCGCACTTCTCCCGACCCGGCAACGGCATCTGCCACCAGGTCCACAAGGAGAACTTCGCCGCGCCCGGCAAGACGATGCTCGGCAGCGACTCCCACACGCCGACGCCCGGCGGCCTCGGCGAGCTCGCCATCGGCAGCGGCGGGATCGACGTCGCCGTCGCCATGGGCGGCGCGCCGTACTACATCGACATGCCCGAGGTCGTCAACGTCCGCCTCGAGGGCGAGTTGCCCGAGTGGGCGACCGCGAAGGACGTCATCCTCGAGCTGCTCCGTCGCCTCTCCGTGAAGGGCGGCGTCGGCAAGGTGCTGGAGTACACCGGCCCCGGCGTCGAGTCGCTCACCGTCCCCGAGCGCACCACGATCACCAACATGGGGACCGAACTCGGCGCGACCACCTCGATCTTCCCGACCGACGAGAAGACCGAGGAGTTCCTCGAGACGCTGGGCCGCGGCGACGAGTACGTCGAGCTCTCGCCCGACGAGGACGCCGAGTACGCCGACGAGATCGTCGTCGACCTCTCGGACCTCGAACCGCTCATCGCCAAGCCGTCGATGCCCGACAACGTCGTCCCCGTCCGCGAGGTCGAGGGCGAGGAGGTTGAGCAGGTCATCGTCGGCTCCTGTACCAACGGCGCCTACGAGGACATCCTCCCCTCGGCGAAGATGCTGGAGGGCCGCGAGGTCGCCAAGCACACCGAGATGATCGTCGCGCCCGGCAGCAAGCAGGCCTCCGAGATGCTCGCCCGCGAGGGCTGGACGGCCGAGATGATGGCCGCCGGCGTCAACTTCTCCGAGGCGACCTGCGGTGCCTGTATCGGCATCGGCCACGTGCCCGCCAGCGACTCCGTCTCGCTGCGGACGTTCAACCGCAACTTCGAGGGCCGCTCGGGCATCGAGGACGACTCCGTGTTCCTCTGCTCGCCGGAGGTCGCCACCGCCGCGGCGATCAAAGGCGAGATCGTCGACCCGCGCGACCTGGCCGACGAGCTGGGCGACCTGGAGGACCCCGGCTTCGAGATGGGCGACAAGTACGGCCAGCGCGACGCCGACCTCATCAGCCCCGACGAGGCCATCGACGACGAGCTCATCAAGGGCCCGAACATCGGCGACGTGCCGCTGAAGGACCCGCTCAGCGCCGAGCTGTCGGGTGAGACCCTGCTGAAGATGCAGGACAACATCACGACGGACCACATCATCCCGGCCACGTCGGACATCCTCAAGTTCCGCTCGAACGTGCCGAAGCTGTCGGAGTACACCCTCAGCCGCGTCGACGAGACGTTCGCCGACCGCGCGCTGGAGGCCGACGGCGGCTTCCTCGTCGCCGGCGAGAACTACGGCCAGGGCTCCTCCCGCGAGCACGCGGCGCTCTGTCCGATGTACCTCGGCGTAGAGGGCGTGCTGGCCCAGAGCTTCGCCCGCATCCACAAGGCGAACCTCTTCAACTTCGGCCTGATCCCGCTCACCATCGACGAGGACACCTACGAGAAGATCGAGCAGGGCGACGACATCGAGATCGTCGACGACGTCCGCGAGGCCGTCGAGAGCGGGCAGGAGGAGTTCACCGTCCGCGTCAACGACGACTGGGAGGCGACCGCCCACCTCGACGCCTCCGAGCGCGAGCGCCGCATCCTCTCGGCCGGCGGCAAGCTCGCCTGGACGAAGGAGCAGGCGGAAGGCGGCAGCGGCGCGGCTCCCGCCGACGACTGATCGGCGGCGAGTCTCGTCTCGCCGCTGCGGTCGCGGCGGGACGATGCTGACGACTGATCGGTCGAAGGACTCGTCCCGGGACCGCAGTCTCCGCGGGACGAGGTCGACGACTGATCGGCGGCTCTGGCGGTCTGCGGATTTTTTCGTCTCCGTCCCGGAAGCCACAGGCAGGTCGCTCCAGTCAGCCGGACGGGGTGTGGCCGCGGAACTGATTACGGACCGTCCCGTACGGCCGCGTGTGACGACCGCACCGGAGACACGGGGGGACGTCGAGATCAGGAGCGCGGAGCGCGCGGACCTGCTCGCGGTCAAGCGGATCGAGAACGCCTCGTTCCCGCAGCCGTGGCCGTACGACGCGTTCGAGCGCTACCTCGACGCGCCCGGTTTCCTCGTCGCCGTCGAGCCGGACGGGGGGCGGGACGCCGACGGGGGCGACGCCCTCGATTCGGCGGACGTGGTCGGCTTCGTCGTCGCGGACCTCGTCCCGAACCACGGCGAGGGGCTGGGCCACGTCAAGGACCTCGCCGTCCACCCCGACCGGCGGGGCGACGGCGTCGGCGAGTCGCTGCTCGCGGCGGCGCTCGGCACGCTCTCGGCCCGGTCGGCCGCGAGCGTGAAACTGGAGGTCAGAGAGAGCAACGAGGCGGCCCGGTCGCTGTACGAGAAGTTCGGCTTCCAGCCGCTCCGGCGGGTGCCGCGGTACTACGACGACGGGGAGGACGCACTGATTCTAGTGCGAGAGCTTCGCTAGCCCGGGATGCGTGGTATCCGGGCCGCGATACCCTTTTACCCGCGCGACGGCTACGGTATTCGATACGATGGTGGGGACGGACCCGGACGGCGCGTTGCTCGATCACGCCCAGGACAAGATAGTCGTGATCGACGCCGACGGGACGTTCACCTACCTGAACCGCGCGACGGAGCGCATCCTGGGGTACGACCCGGAGGCGCTCGTCGGCGAGAACGCGTTCGACTACATCCACCCCGACGACGTGGACCGCGTCCGGGCGACGTTCGAGCGGACGGTCGCGGCCGAGGACGAGGTCGTCGAGACGTCGATCGAGTACCGCCACCGCGCGAGCGATGGCTCCTGGGTGCAACTGGAGAGCCGGTTCTCGAACCGGGCCGTCCCGGAGATGGGCGGCTACGTCGTCAGCTCCCACGACGTCTCCGACCGCGTCGAAGCCGAGCGCGAGCGCGACGAGACGGAGGCGCGCCTCCGGGAGATCGCAGCGAAGACCGCCGACGTGCTCTGGATGTTCTCGGCGGACTGGGACGAGCTACTGTTTCTCAACGACGCGTTCGAGCGCGTGTACGGCGGGTCCGTCGGGGGCGTCGAGGCGGACCCCCGGGCCTTCCTGGACGCCGTCCACCCGGACGACCGCCCGGGGGTCGAGGAGGCGATGGCGCGGCTGTCGGCCGGCGAGTCCGTCGACATCGAGTACCGCGTCAACCCGGAACAGAACTTCAACCAGTGGGTCTGGGCGCAGGGCGAGCCGATCGTCGATGACGGCGAGGTAGTCCGGGTCGTCGGGTTCAGCCGCGACATCACGGACCGCCGCCGCCGCGAGCGCCAGCTCTCGGTCCTCGACAACATCCTGCGGCACAACCTCCGCAACGACCTCAACACGGTGCTCGGGCAGGCCGACCTGATCGCCGAGAACCCGGACGAGGCGGCGACCGAACGGACGGCGGTGATCCGGGAGGTCGGCGAGGACCTCCTGCAAACGGCCGAGAAGCAACGCGAGACCATCGAGTTACTGACGGGGCCGACCGGCTCCGAGACCCTCGAACTCGGGACGCTCGTCGACCACGTCGTCGCGGACGCCCGGGACCGGTTCCCGGGGGCGGACATCCAGACGGTGCTGCCCGAGACGCTCCGTGGCTGTGCCCTCCCGGAGGTGGAGGTCGCGCTGTCCGAACTGGTCGAGAACGCGGTGAAACACAGCGGTAGCGACCGGCCGAGCGTCCGGATCACCGGCGCCTACCGGGGCGACGAGGTGGCGGTCTCGGTCCACGACGACTGCTCGCCGCTCCCGGAGTACGAGTACCGGGTGCTGACCGGCGACCACGAGATGGACGACATCTACCACAGCAGCGGCCTCGGTCTGTGGCTGGTGTACTGGGTGGCCGACCTCTCCGGAGGGAGCGTCGACTTCTCCAGCGGGGACTCGGGCAACACGGTCACGCTCGTACTGCCGAGGCCGAGCGGTTCCACGTCGGCGTACTGACGGGGGTGTCGGGGGGCGGGAAAAGCGACCGCCCCTCGATCAGCGCGGGATCTGGGGGTCGTCGGGGTACTCCAGTTGATCCCAGTTCAGTTACTGAAACCGGACACCATCGGTCCAATGGCGTAGCCAATCGTCAGCGTCGGACTACGGCGGAGCCGACCTCCGTATGAAGCGTTTTGACGCTGGAGGCGCTCCCTCGGGGTATGGGATACGCCTGTCCGGTCTGCGAGACGCCCCAGGCGGACGCCGAACACCTCGCCAACCACCTCGCCTTCACGGCGATGCTCGGCCGCGACGACCACGAGGCGTGGCTGGACGACCACGCCCCGGGCTGGGACGAGGACGACCCGGAGACGCTCGGCGAGCGGGTCGCCGAGTTCGCCGACGACGCGGAATACCACGAGGTGTTCGAGGAGAGCGGCACCGGCCACGACCACGGCGCGACCTTCGAGGACGAACTGGAGCGGCAGGTCGGCGGGCGCGGCGCGGCGGGCCGCGGAGCGGCCGGGCGGGGCGACCTCACCGGCGACGCGCGCGAGGTCATGGCCGAGGCGCGGGCGATGACCGAGCGGATGTACGACGACGGCGACGAGGCGACCGAGGACGCCGAGGGGGA
Proteins encoded:
- a CDS encoding deoxyuridine 5'-triphosphate nucleotidohydrolase, with amino-acid sequence MFRSGAYVADHVTPTDDEQVQPNGVDLTVDAVFEQVEPGRIGRDGKTVGERAPVDAEDGAFRLPPGGYVLRYGETVHIPADHVGFIYPRSSLLRNSCMLNTAVWDAGYEGRGEGLLQVHHEIEIERDARVAQIVFAAANHEDTYDGTFQGENR
- a CDS encoding aconitate hydratase — its product is MGQTLTEKILDDHLVEGELTPGEEIGIEIDQVLTQDTTGTMVWLQFEAMGLDEVQTEIAAQYCDHQTYQFDFKNTDDHRFLRSAAGTYGAHFSRPGNGICHQVHKENFAAPGKTMLGSDSHTPTPGGLGELAIGSGGIDVAVAMGGAPYYIDMPEVVNVRLEGELPEWATAKDVILELLRRLSVKGGVGKVLEYTGPGVESLTVPERTTITNMGTELGATTSIFPTDEKTEEFLETLGRGDEYVELSPDEDAEYADEIVVDLSDLEPLIAKPSMPDNVVPVREVEGEEVEQVIVGSCTNGAYEDILPSAKMLEGREVAKHTEMIVAPGSKQASEMLAREGWTAEMMAAGVNFSEATCGACIGIGHVPASDSVSLRTFNRNFEGRSGIEDDSVFLCSPEVATAAAIKGEIVDPRDLADELGDLEDPGFEMGDKYGQRDADLISPDEAIDDELIKGPNIGDVPLKDPLSAELSGETLLKMQDNITTDHIIPATSDILKFRSNVPKLSEYTLSRVDETFADRALEADGGFLVAGENYGQGSSREHAALCPMYLGVEGVLAQSFARIHKANLFNFGLIPLTIDEDTYEKIEQGDDIEIVDDVREAVESGQEEFTVRVNDDWEATAHLDASERERRILSAGGKLAWTKEQAEGGSGAAPADD
- a CDS encoding GNAT family N-acetyltransferase, giving the protein MTTAPETRGDVEIRSAERADLLAVKRIENASFPQPWPYDAFERYLDAPGFLVAVEPDGGRDADGGDALDSADVVGFVVADLVPNHGEGLGHVKDLAVHPDRRGDGVGESLLAAALGTLSARSAASVKLEVRESNEAARSLYEKFGFQPLRRVPRYYDDGEDALILVRELR
- a CDS encoding PAS domain-containing sensor histidine kinase, which gives rise to MVGTDPDGALLDHAQDKIVVIDADGTFTYLNRATERILGYDPEALVGENAFDYIHPDDVDRVRATFERTVAAEDEVVETSIEYRHRASDGSWVQLESRFSNRAVPEMGGYVVSSHDVSDRVEAERERDETEARLREIAAKTADVLWMFSADWDELLFLNDAFERVYGGSVGGVEADPRAFLDAVHPDDRPGVEEAMARLSAGESVDIEYRVNPEQNFNQWVWAQGEPIVDDGEVVRVVGFSRDITDRRRRERQLSVLDNILRHNLRNDLNTVLGQADLIAENPDEAATERTAVIREVGEDLLQTAEKQRETIELLTGPTGSETLELGTLVDHVVADARDRFPGADIQTVLPETLRGCALPEVEVALSELVENAVKHSGSDRPSVRITGAYRGDEVAVSVHDDCSPLPEYEYRVLTGDHEMDDIYHSSGLGLWLVYWVADLSGGSVDFSSGDSGNTVTLVLPRPSGSTSAY
- a CDS encoding DUF5810 domain-containing protein, which codes for MGYACPVCETPQADAEHLANHLAFTAMLGRDDHEAWLDDHAPGWDEDDPETLGERVAEFADDAEYHEVFEESGTGHDHGATFEDELERQVGGRGAAGRGAAGRGDLTGDAREVMAEARAMTERMYDDGDEATEDAEGDDGDADADGDATDGDGNGPDGKG